In Paenibacillus guangzhouensis, a single window of DNA contains:
- the moaA gene encoding GTP 3',8-cyclase MoaA: MNVPRLIDKYGREHHYLRISVTDRCNLRCIYCMPEEGMEFEPSEKILTFEEIAEVVRVVAGMGIRKIRLTGGEPLVRKNLEQLVAMIASIPGIEDIALTTNGMFLAPKARALKEAGLTRVNISMDSLQTDRFKIITRGGDVRKVLDSIDACVMAGLSPIKLNVVLMRGLNDDEIADFIRLTLDRDIHVRFIEYMPIGHSDATWKNLYLPLSRVMEVCAELQWDYDKIATIQGNGPSENYQLNGALGSFGLIHPVSEHFCQTCNRLRLTADGYIKPCLAWTEQFHIRSVVGNDEAIRQMFLDALGTKPENHEMSHFLNDDVTISHTPTARRMSQIGG; this comes from the coding sequence ATGAACGTTCCCCGTTTAATAGATAAATATGGACGAGAGCATCATTATTTGCGGATATCCGTGACCGATCGTTGCAATCTGCGCTGCATCTACTGTATGCCAGAAGAGGGGATGGAATTCGAGCCGTCGGAGAAGATCCTGACCTTCGAAGAAATTGCCGAAGTCGTTCGTGTCGTTGCCGGCATGGGGATTCGCAAAATCCGGTTAACGGGCGGCGAACCGTTAGTACGTAAGAACCTGGAACAGCTCGTGGCGATGATTGCTAGCATCCCAGGAATTGAAGATATCGCGCTAACGACGAATGGGATGTTTCTCGCGCCAAAGGCACGTGCGTTGAAGGAAGCTGGACTTACGCGCGTGAACATCAGTATGGACTCACTTCAGACGGATCGGTTCAAGATTATTACGCGCGGCGGAGATGTCCGGAAGGTGCTCGATAGCATCGATGCTTGCGTGATGGCGGGCTTAAGTCCTATCAAATTGAACGTGGTGCTCATGAGAGGGTTGAACGATGATGAGATCGCGGATTTTATCCGGTTAACGCTGGATCGGGATATCCATGTCCGGTTCATTGAATATATGCCGATTGGACATAGTGATGCGACGTGGAAGAACTTGTACTTGCCGCTCTCGCGTGTAATGGAAGTCTGTGCAGAATTGCAATGGGATTATGATAAGATCGCGACAATTCAAGGCAATGGCCCTTCAGAGAATTACCAACTGAACGGAGCGTTAGGGAGTTTTGGATTGATCCACCCGGTTAGTGAGCACTTCTGTCAGACTTGTAACCGATTAAGGCTTACAGCAGACGGTTATATCAAGCCGTGTCTTGCCTGGACGGAGCAATTCCATATCCGAAGCGTGGTCGGGAATGACGAGGCGATCCGCCAAATGTTCCTCGATGCCCTCGGAACGAAGCCTGAGAATCACGAAATGTCACATTTTCTAAATGATGATGTAACCATATCACATACGCCTACGGCACGCAGAATGTCGCAAATTGGCGGATAG
- a CDS encoding FAD-binding oxidoreductase — translation MLEEVVIRELRAIVGGSFFRNDPETLVTHSYDGTPMQQALPDGVIYPGSTAEVAAIMKVLNQYRIPLISRGSGTNLCGGTVPVQGGVVMVMYRMNRILDVDLDNLTATVQPGIITKEFIAHVESLGLFYPPDPSSMAISTIGGNIAECSGGLRGLKYGTTKDYVIGLEAVLASGEIIRTGGKLMKDVAGYDLTKLLVGSEGTLAVITEATLKLIPPPKYKKTMLAMYTDLYGAARTVSKIIKSQIIPATLEFMDNPTIRVVDDFAKLGLPLDMEAILLIEQDGEMEMVERDIDMIASICRSENAAKVEVAETAEHALKLMTARRSAFTALARLRPTTILEDATVPRSRIADMVLEINRIAAKYQVQICTFGHAGDGNLHPTATTDARDQEEVHRVEAAFEEIFEAAIRLGGTITGEHGVGIVKAPYLEWKVGSAGIDMMRGIKQAFDPHNLLNPGKLFAKETRKRVVIQHG, via the coding sequence ATGCTGGAGGAAGTAGTTATTCGCGAGCTCCGCGCCATTGTGGGGGGTTCATTTTTTCGTAATGATCCAGAGACGCTTGTGACGCATTCTTATGATGGGACGCCTATGCAGCAGGCTCTCCCAGATGGCGTCATTTATCCAGGCAGTACAGCTGAGGTCGCAGCGATCATGAAAGTGTTGAACCAATATCGCATTCCACTGATCAGTAGAGGATCAGGTACGAACTTATGTGGTGGGACCGTCCCCGTGCAAGGCGGCGTGGTGATGGTCATGTATCGGATGAATCGGATTCTCGATGTTGATCTGGACAATCTGACAGCGACTGTACAACCTGGCATCATCACGAAGGAGTTCATTGCCCACGTGGAGAGTCTAGGCTTGTTCTACCCGCCAGATCCGAGCAGTATGGCCATCTCGACCATCGGCGGGAATATCGCAGAATGCTCCGGCGGACTCCGCGGTCTCAAATACGGGACGACCAAAGATTACGTTATTGGGCTGGAAGCAGTTCTTGCGAGCGGCGAGATCATACGTACAGGCGGTAAGCTGATGAAAGATGTGGCAGGTTATGATTTGACCAAGCTATTGGTCGGATCGGAAGGGACGCTTGCGGTGATTACCGAAGCGACGCTGAAGCTTATTCCTCCGCCCAAATACAAGAAGACAATGCTGGCAATGTATACGGATCTCTATGGGGCGGCACGCACCGTATCCAAAATTATTAAGAGTCAGATAATCCCGGCAACATTGGAGTTCATGGACAACCCGACGATCCGCGTCGTGGACGATTTTGCGAAGCTTGGCCTGCCGCTCGATATGGAAGCCATCCTCCTCATTGAACAAGATGGTGAGATGGAAATGGTTGAACGAGATATCGACATGATCGCTTCGATCTGTCGAAGTGAGAACGCTGCAAAAGTCGAGGTGGCTGAGACGGCAGAGCATGCATTGAAGTTGATGACGGCTCGTCGTAGTGCATTTACAGCACTGGCCCGATTGCGCCCAACGACGATCCTAGAAGACGCGACTGTACCGCGTTCAAGGATTGCCGATATGGTACTCGAGATTAACCGGATCGCCGCCAAATATCAAGTTCAAATCTGTACATTCGGCCACGCTGGCGATGGAAATCTACATCCGACCGCAACGACGGACGCCCGAGATCAAGAAGAGGTGCATCGCGTCGAAGCGGCTTTCGAAGAAATCTTCGAGGCTGCGATTCGGCTTGGCGGCACGATTACGGGCGAACACGGCGTCGGGATAGTGAAAGCTCCTTATCTGGAATGGAAAGTGGGGAGCGCGGGCATCGACATGATGCGAGGGATCAAACAGGCATTCGATCCGCACAATCTCCTTAATCCCGGTAAATTATTTGCTAAAGAGACGCGTAAAAGGGTGGTTATTCAACATGGCTAA
- a CDS encoding molybdenum cofactor biosynthesis protein MoaE, translating into MNSSMFVITDQPIVPEDVSNKVKRREAGAITLFLGTVRELTHGKRTLFLEYEAYPTMAVAQLERIGQEVRERWANTVVAVTHRVGRLEISDIAVVIAVSSPHRKAAYEANEYVIERIKQIVPIWKKEHGEDGSEWIGDQLNQQVYQEGRPILPDIPKEDQK; encoded by the coding sequence ATGAACAGCTCGATGTTTGTGATTACGGATCAACCGATCGTACCGGAGGATGTCTCGAATAAAGTCAAGCGGAGGGAAGCCGGGGCAATCACGTTATTCCTAGGCACCGTGCGTGAATTGACTCATGGCAAACGGACGTTATTTCTAGAATATGAAGCCTACCCGACCATGGCGGTCGCGCAATTGGAGCGGATCGGGCAAGAGGTTCGTGAGCGCTGGGCAAATACCGTTGTTGCAGTGACGCATCGCGTGGGGCGGCTAGAGATATCGGATATCGCCGTCGTGATCGCCGTCTCCTCGCCGCATCGCAAAGCAGCCTATGAAGCGAACGAATACGTCATTGAACGGATTAAGCAGATTGTGCCCATCTGGAAAAAAGAACATGGCGAAGACGGCTCCGAATGGATTGGCGATCAACTAAATCAACAGGTCTATCAGGAAGGTCGACCAATATTACCAGATATTCCGAAGGAAGATCAGAAGTAA
- a CDS encoding MoaD/ThiS family protein, with amino-acid sequence MKLLCFAHLSEQLGTSSMELELGPISVADFMAELKNRYPALLLDHVMIAVNEQFVESSYVIAPNDTVALLPPVSGG; translated from the coding sequence ATGAAACTATTATGTTTTGCCCATTTGAGTGAACAGTTAGGTACATCCAGCATGGAGTTAGAGCTAGGTCCGATCTCGGTAGCAGATTTTATGGCAGAGCTCAAGAATCGCTATCCGGCTCTATTGCTCGATCATGTCATGATTGCAGTCAATGAACAATTTGTCGAATCGTCCTATGTCATAGCACCGAATGACACGGTGGCATTGCTGCCTCCAGTCAGCGGCGGTTAA
- a CDS encoding FadR/GntR family transcriptional regulator translates to MSTLQPRPLKSSDWVIQDLTRKIEDNILLAGERLPSVVDLALQYQVGRSTIREALSSLKAMGMLDIRQGSGTYVKEKPTQHQHPAQLYPDAWVSRAKSLKHILEVRRVLESGCASLAANNRTEQDIVRLGNILREMENMLDDEMISEQADVQFHEAIAHATHNPVLSDLMSSLSQQFHDSMKDSRALWFYAERSSAERLLREHQNIYDAIAGSDGKRAQELMDQHIAKVERVLDDHQSASSSLQNDAE, encoded by the coding sequence ATGAGTACGCTGCAACCTAGGCCGCTTAAAAGCTCCGATTGGGTCATACAGGACCTCACACGAAAAATAGAAGATAATATCCTGCTCGCCGGTGAACGACTTCCGTCTGTCGTCGATCTGGCCCTCCAATATCAAGTCGGTCGCTCAACCATTCGGGAAGCACTCAGTTCCCTGAAGGCGATGGGGATGCTCGATATCCGGCAAGGAAGCGGCACATATGTCAAAGAAAAGCCTACTCAGCATCAACATCCGGCTCAGCTCTACCCAGACGCATGGGTAAGCCGCGCCAAATCGCTCAAGCACATTCTTGAGGTCAGGCGTGTACTCGAATCAGGATGCGCATCCCTCGCCGCGAATAATCGAACGGAACAAGATATTGTACGACTAGGTAATATCCTTCGCGAGATGGAGAACATGCTAGATGACGAGATGATTAGTGAACAAGCCGATGTTCAATTTCATGAGGCAATAGCACATGCAACCCATAATCCCGTTCTATCCGATCTGATGTCCTCCCTATCCCAGCAGTTTCACGATTCGATGAAGGACAGCCGCGCCTTATGGTTCTATGCCGAACGCTCATCGGCAGAACGCTTACTTCGAGAACATCAGAATATCTATGATGCGATCGCAGGTAGCGACGGCAAGCGAGCGCAAGAGCTAATGGATCAGCATATTGCCAAGGTCGAGCGTGTGCTAGATGATCATCAATCTGCGAGTTCGTCTCTACAAAATGACGCAGAATGA
- a CDS encoding sensor histidine kinase — protein MLQLIVNETDRMNALIMDMLELSKFEAKAIQLHPRALTIGLLIRHVTASFTQQLESKQLLIVVEGDQEDWIVHADPRRIEQVILNLLSNAVRHASMGSTIRIDLKSTPRGKITVTIANAGAQIAPEDLNRIWDQFYRAERSRDRKTGGTGLGLAIVKHILELHGSEYGVANTGNGVEFHFTLEQVV, from the coding sequence GTGTTGCAGCTCATCGTGAACGAGACGGATCGGATGAATGCATTGATCATGGATATGCTGGAGCTCTCCAAATTCGAGGCAAAAGCAATCCAATTGCATCCGAGAGCGTTGACTATTGGGTTGCTCATTCGACACGTGACCGCATCGTTCACACAGCAGCTGGAGAGCAAGCAGCTACTAATCGTGGTGGAAGGGGATCAAGAAGATTGGATCGTTCATGCAGATCCGCGGCGGATCGAGCAGGTGATCCTGAATTTACTAAGCAATGCCGTTCGGCATGCGTCGATGGGCAGCACAATCCGAATTGATCTGAAGAGTACTCCTCGAGGCAAGATTACGGTTACTATCGCTAATGCGGGTGCGCAGATTGCACCGGAAGATCTGAACCGGATTTGGGATCAATTCTATCGAGCAGAACGTTCTCGTGATCGTAAAACCGGCGGTACGGGACTGGGTCTAGCGATCGTCAAACACATTTTGGAGCTGCATGGCAGTGAATACGGCGTGGCGAATACAGGCAATGGGGTTGAGTTTCATTTCACGTTGGAACAAGTGGTGTAA
- the modB gene encoding molybdate ABC transporter permease subunit: MSMMSIDWAQLWTPIRLSLQVALTASILSTLLGVASAWRMSRSKVKGKVLLETAFLLPLVLPPTVVGFLLLVVLGRRSWIGQFAEWLFSAPIIFSWGAAVIASIVVAFPLVYQTMKTGFRGIDYQLVDAARSIGASEWQVFRYITLPLAFPSLITAYILSFARSLGEFGATLMIAGNIPGKTQTVPTAIFVAVDSGNMTMAWLWTISMVVISFLLLLLTGRRRTSS; the protein is encoded by the coding sequence ATGAGCATGATGTCAATCGATTGGGCTCAATTATGGACGCCTATTCGATTATCCCTCCAGGTTGCGTTGACTGCTAGTATTCTCAGTACACTGTTAGGTGTTGCCTCGGCCTGGCGGATGTCAAGAAGTAAGGTGAAAGGAAAGGTTTTGCTTGAGACCGCCTTTTTGTTACCTCTTGTACTGCCGCCGACGGTCGTCGGCTTCTTGCTCCTCGTCGTGCTTGGACGGCGAAGCTGGATCGGACAGTTCGCGGAATGGCTGTTCTCCGCGCCGATTATTTTCTCGTGGGGTGCTGCGGTCATTGCATCTATTGTCGTCGCGTTTCCGCTCGTCTATCAGACGATGAAGACAGGCTTTCGCGGCATTGATTACCAACTTGTCGATGCCGCGCGTTCGATCGGTGCGAGCGAATGGCAGGTTTTTCGCTATATTACGCTGCCGCTTGCATTCCCATCGCTTATCACCGCCTATATCCTAAGCTTCGCTCGCAGTTTAGGGGAATTCGGTGCGACGCTGATGATCGCGGGTAACATCCCAGGGAAAACGCAGACCGTCCCTACGGCGATATTCGTTGCAGTCGATTCAGGGAATATGACGATGGCATGGTTGTGGACGATTTCTATGGTGGTTATTTCATTTCTATTGCTGCTCTTAACAGGACGGCGGCGAACATCATCATAA
- the moaC gene encoding cyclic pyranopterin monophosphate synthase MoaC produces MSEEKLTHFNDQGRAHMVDVTDKAETKRLAVVKSQIHMRKETLRRIQEGSIGKGDVLAVAQVAGIMAAKKTADLIPMCHPLPLTGIDITFEVEDEQTLAFRVQVKTTGVTGVEMEALTAAQVVGLTIYDMCKAIDKDMVLGPTYLEQKQGGKSGDYVRENK; encoded by the coding sequence ATGAGTGAAGAAAAATTGACGCATTTCAATGATCAAGGCCGTGCCCATATGGTTGACGTGACGGACAAAGCCGAGACGAAGCGTCTCGCGGTCGTTAAGAGTCAGATCCACATGCGTAAAGAGACGTTACGTCGCATCCAAGAAGGATCGATCGGCAAAGGGGATGTGCTGGCGGTAGCCCAAGTGGCCGGCATCATGGCCGCGAAGAAGACGGCAGATCTCATTCCCATGTGCCACCCGCTTCCGCTCACGGGCATTGATATTACATTCGAGGTCGAAGATGAGCAGACGTTAGCCTTCCGGGTGCAGGTCAAGACAACGGGGGTTACCGGTGTCGAGATGGAAGCCTTAACGGCAGCCCAAGTCGTCGGTCTCACCATCTATGACATGTGCAAAGCAATCGATAAGGACATGGTGCTTGGCCCGACGTATTTGGAACAAAAGCAAGGCGGTAAAAGCGGCGATTACGTGCGTGAGAACAAGTAA
- a CDS encoding phosphotransferase, with product MVSTYTRTRIHQITRRFGMIPIHTVSVPSLYRKSAILQVRTNRGTYAVKPFFRSPFLRSSTIHQIKTTAGYMQRLAESGFTYMPHWHRSTSGSLWIMNQGRPFYMTAWIQGRKLEKKEDYEELGRAIATLHQTSRRFIHTNDTVTRKQIRIWQGKDRLFRRRMAVALRMNERRHKWYKHYGKACERLADRAWTMITSPEIAELLAKEVAGPALIHNDITTPNVIISDDGGLFIIDWDYVRIGSIYVDVVKALMNTTQYNPIYILALIKGYEELYPFDKHERKLISALYGLPLEAWQATQIIYRKRSSEMLRIMEQTWILRLKAVDVVDEWANSQ from the coding sequence ATGGTATCTACCTATACAAGAACCCGAATACACCAAATTACCCGTCGCTTCGGGATGATCCCCATCCATACGGTATCGGTCCCGTCACTTTATCGAAAAAGCGCCATCTTACAGGTTCGCACAAATCGCGGTACTTATGCGGTTAAGCCCTTTTTTAGGAGTCCTTTCCTTCGTTCCAGTACAATTCATCAAATAAAAACAACAGCTGGCTATATGCAACGCTTAGCGGAGAGCGGCTTCACCTACATGCCTCATTGGCACCGGAGCACATCAGGTTCATTGTGGATTATGAATCAAGGAAGGCCTTTCTATATGACCGCATGGATACAAGGGAGGAAGTTAGAGAAAAAAGAGGATTATGAAGAGCTTGGACGGGCCATTGCGACACTACATCAAACATCAAGGCGTTTCATTCACACAAACGACACGGTTACACGTAAACAAATTCGCATATGGCAAGGCAAAGACCGGCTTTTTCGTAGACGAATGGCTGTAGCATTACGAATGAATGAACGCAGACACAAATGGTATAAGCATTACGGAAAAGCATGCGAAAGACTTGCGGATCGGGCTTGGACGATGATAACGAGTCCTGAGATTGCAGAGCTCCTGGCAAAGGAAGTTGCCGGTCCTGCTTTAATACACAACGATATTACGACACCGAATGTCATTATTTCTGATGATGGCGGGCTGTTCATCATTGATTGGGACTACGTTAGAATTGGTTCCATTTATGTCGATGTCGTAAAGGCACTTATGAACACAACGCAATATAATCCCATATACATCCTAGCGCTGATAAAAGGGTACGAAGAGCTCTATCCTTTTGATAAACACGAGCGCAAATTGATTTCTGCTTTATATGGATTGCCTCTGGAGGCATGGCAAGCTACGCAGATCATTTATCGCAAGAGAAGTAGTGAGATGTTAAGAATTATGGAACAAACTTGGATTCTACGACTGAAGGCCGTGGATGTAGTAGATGAATGGGCGAATAGTCAGTAG
- the modA gene encoding molybdate ABC transporter substrate-binding protein, with protein sequence MLVITVLVISACGNQQANKDSGPKGETVELTVSAAASLTDALQEIQKNYEAKTSGVKLHFNFGASGALQQQIEQGAPVDLFLSAASKNMKALVDKKLVAPDQEKNLLANELTVITAADTSMSVQEAKDLLKAEIQKIAIGIPESVPAGKYAQEALTGAGVWDEIQSKLVQAKDVRQVLQYVQTGNADAGFVYKTDALTTNQVKIAYNVDPTLYTPITYPIGIVQATTHATEAEQLYDYLQSKDAMDVFVKYGFSTPHSK encoded by the coding sequence ATGTTGGTGATCACGGTTCTTGTCATTTCAGCATGCGGGAACCAACAAGCCAACAAAGACTCAGGGCCAAAAGGGGAAACGGTTGAATTAACGGTCTCCGCAGCAGCCAGCCTAACCGATGCGTTGCAAGAAATTCAGAAAAATTATGAAGCGAAGACGAGTGGGGTGAAGCTTCATTTCAACTTCGGGGCATCCGGCGCTTTGCAGCAGCAGATTGAGCAAGGAGCGCCTGTGGATCTGTTCCTCTCTGCAGCTTCGAAGAACATGAAGGCACTCGTCGACAAGAAGCTGGTCGCGCCGGATCAAGAGAAGAACCTGCTCGCTAATGAACTTACAGTGATTACTGCTGCCGACACATCGATGTCTGTTCAAGAAGCGAAAGACCTTCTGAAAGCGGAAATCCAGAAAATTGCAATCGGCATTCCTGAGTCGGTTCCCGCAGGAAAATACGCGCAAGAGGCACTTACGGGCGCAGGCGTATGGGATGAAATACAGTCCAAATTGGTCCAAGCAAAAGACGTGCGCCAAGTATTGCAATATGTTCAGACAGGCAATGCAGACGCGGGCTTCGTGTATAAAACGGATGCATTAACAACGAATCAAGTGAAGATTGCTTACAACGTAGATCCTACTTTGTATACGCCGATTACATACCCGATCGGTATCGTCCAAGCGACAACCCATGCCACTGAAGCTGAACAATTGTACGATTATCTGCAATCGAAGGATGCAATGGATGTCTTCGTGAAATACGGATTCTCCACACCGCATTCGAAATGA
- a CDS encoding DUF2935 domain-containing protein, producing the protein MPDPFVTRSLDEIRFWSRIMKEHSLFLKLGFRCEDTQLIQEANHFYALFESIENRSHSFTMDTDPQTIRRFNEEVYVAASNIWIFKRKVLGLILQCQLPGGNNFPLLVDHVSREANYFRNRLSELNQGNLEPLPDAIIDENVFFLRIMADHAKFIGHLLDPSERQLVEQARNFSHDFDTLLFQARDLESMRPQSQTYPLLDQFLDENRVSVKSLRDFKKTARDLIDACRIKSIIHPLLADHVFREAERFLFIIDAFDAQLNKQKHT; encoded by the coding sequence ATGCCGGATCCTTTTGTAACACGGTCCCTCGATGAAATTCGTTTCTGGTCACGTATTATGAAAGAACATTCATTGTTTCTAAAATTAGGCTTCCGTTGTGAAGACACGCAATTAATTCAGGAGGCAAATCATTTTTATGCATTATTCGAATCGATCGAGAATAGATCACATTCATTTACCATGGATACCGATCCGCAGACAATTCGGAGATTCAATGAGGAAGTGTACGTTGCAGCCTCGAATATCTGGATTTTTAAAAGAAAAGTTCTTGGGCTAATATTACAGTGCCAATTACCTGGTGGAAACAATTTCCCCTTACTCGTGGATCATGTTAGTAGAGAAGCGAATTACTTCAGAAACAGACTGTCCGAACTAAATCAAGGCAATCTGGAACCGCTGCCCGATGCCATTATTGATGAGAATGTATTCTTCCTTCGCATTATGGCTGATCATGCCAAATTTATTGGACATTTATTAGACCCATCCGAACGTCAACTCGTTGAGCAGGCACGGAACTTCAGTCACGATTTTGATACGTTATTATTCCAAGCGAGAGATCTAGAATCGATGCGTCCACAATCTCAAACCTATCCTCTACTTGATCAGTTCCTCGATGAGAATCGGGTGTCCGTTAAGTCCCTCCGCGATTTCAAAAAGACAGCACGGGATCTCATCGATGCATGCCGTATCAAGAGCATTATCCATCCATTGTTAGCAGATCACGTCTTCCGTGAGGCAGAGCGATTCCTGTTCATTATTGATGCATTCGATGCCCAGCTCAACAAGCAAAAGCACACTTGA
- a CDS encoding (Fe-S)-binding protein: MAKTELQSNTFQAAPLTSKTEPACSSMANTLKLSLDYDQLTNCMRCGFCLPACPTFRETGVEAESPRGRIALMKAVVDGIMEPNMQFEAQMNHCLGCRACEPACPADVKYGQLIEQAREAVEKHTVSHRWWVKLARKVAFKGVFPYQNRVRMVGGALRFYQQSGLRNFVRNAGLMNLFPAHMRDMEKILPDASDKGVIESIGTRHSADGLRIATVGLFRGCIMDILFTETNINTVRLLTAAGFDVVIPETQNCCGALHAHSGEQSDAKELAKRNIRAFRESGVDWIISNAGGCGALLVDYGHLLHDDPDWREDAAWFASRTIDISKILADQGNLPHTFGSMDEEPMTRITYQESCHLRNVMRSSDAQRKLIRRVEGAEFVELFESDRCCGSAGIYNLTQPEMAGSILDHKMEHVKKTEAHVLLTSNPGCLLQMKHGIEKHGMSDRMQAMHVVDFLYSRLNRDKINVVK, from the coding sequence ATGGCTAAGACAGAGTTACAGTCCAATACGTTCCAGGCAGCGCCTCTAACATCGAAGACTGAGCCTGCATGCAGTTCGATGGCGAATACATTAAAGTTGTCGCTTGATTACGATCAACTGACCAACTGTATGCGCTGCGGATTTTGCTTGCCAGCTTGTCCGACCTTCCGCGAGACGGGGGTAGAGGCGGAATCCCCACGGGGCAGGATTGCCTTAATGAAGGCCGTGGTCGACGGGATTATGGAGCCTAACATGCAGTTCGAGGCGCAAATGAATCACTGCTTGGGCTGCCGTGCATGCGAGCCTGCTTGTCCAGCGGATGTGAAATACGGTCAACTCATCGAACAGGCAAGGGAAGCCGTAGAGAAGCATACGGTTTCTCATCGTTGGTGGGTTAAGCTTGCGCGTAAAGTGGCTTTCAAGGGCGTCTTCCCTTATCAGAATCGCGTGAGAATGGTTGGCGGAGCTCTTCGATTCTATCAACAATCCGGTTTACGCAACTTTGTAAGAAATGCAGGACTGATGAATCTGTTTCCTGCACATATGCGAGACATGGAGAAGATTTTGCCTGATGCATCCGACAAAGGCGTCATCGAGTCGATCGGTACGCGACATTCGGCTGATGGACTTAGAATTGCTACGGTTGGTTTATTCCGTGGCTGTATCATGGATATCCTGTTTACGGAGACGAATATCAATACCGTACGCCTTCTTACTGCTGCAGGATTCGATGTCGTGATCCCGGAGACTCAGAACTGCTGCGGTGCACTTCATGCGCATAGCGGCGAGCAATCGGACGCCAAAGAGCTGGCCAAACGCAACATCCGCGCATTTAGAGAATCTGGCGTCGATTGGATTATTTCGAATGCCGGTGGCTGCGGCGCGCTATTGGTTGATTATGGGCATCTATTGCATGATGATCCGGATTGGAGAGAAGATGCGGCATGGTTCGCTTCCCGTACGATCGATATCAGCAAAATCTTGGCGGATCAAGGGAATCTGCCGCATACCTTCGGCTCGATGGATGAAGAACCTATGACGCGAATCACTTACCAGGAATCCTGTCATTTGCGCAATGTGATGCGCAGCTCGGATGCGCAGAGAAAATTGATACGACGGGTGGAGGGCGCGGAGTTCGTCGAATTGTTCGAATCTGATCGATGCTGCGGCTCGGCAGGGATTTACAACCTGACTCAACCAGAGATGGCAGGCAGTATACTCGATCATAAGATGGAGCATGTGAAGAAGACAGAGGCGCATGTTCTCCTGACGAGCAACCCGGGCTGCCTGCTGCAGATGAAGCATGGCATCGAGAAACACGGTATGAGTGATCGAATGCAGGCCATGCATGTGGTGGATTTTTTGTACAGCCGGTTGAATAGGGATAAAATTAATGTCGTTAAATAA